The stretch of DNA GACAGGAAATGCGCCTCGCAAGCCAATTCGTCGGCAGAAAATTTGGGAACATCTGACACTTCTTCAATTTTCCAGAATTGTTGCATCATGGTTTCAACTTCTTCAATTGAAGCTATATTGGAGTGTTGGAGGTTTACTGTTGGAGAGTACGGTTCGTGAATAACTCCAGATACGATCCATCCAAGGTAGGTGTCGCGCAAATGAGGAAGGCCATCCTCTAGAAGAAGCTGACTTGGTTTGAAGATGTCAAAGAATATTTCTGCTCCTATTAGCATATCGATCTTTGCAGGCGTGTGGAACTGGGGGTCTGCTAGTATCAGACCAGTTGGGATATTCCACGAGCCAATATCCTGTTTCGATGTAGGGATAGTTCCAGTGACTTGTGTTGTGACTAAACAATCGAGGTTCGCATGAAAGCTAGATACACGGGATCGAAAACTAATGTTGATCTTCTCACGAGCTAAGGATCGCAGAGCATTGATGCCGGTGATTGGAACATTCGCACGTTTCTTCGGTACTCCAAGTCGATTGGCCATTTCCTCTGTCACAAAATTCACCTGAGAGCCGCTATCCAATAGTACTCGGCATGGATGAGGTCGGTTGTTCTGGTCAAGAGCATGCACCACCGCAGTAAGTAGTAGTACGGTTTTGGTTGGTTCCCCAACGTAACAGGAACATGGTgtggaaatcgaaaaatcttGTAAGACTGAGCTATTTTGTTTTGCAGTCATTGGATTGTACATCTGAGGAATTCGCAATGGCTGCTCAATTTCTGCTTTGATGGGAACAGAGACATTAGGTGTTACATTCGGCCGCGCATAAGATACTTCTACTTCATGTAGCAAAGTATGATGTCGTCGCTGACATTTACGACAAGTTTTATCAGAAGGACAGTCCTTGGAACGATGTCCCTTCCGCAGGCAATTGAAGCACAATCCAGCCGTTCGAATCATATTATTCTTCTGGACTGCAGTGAGGTTGTTCAGAGCTGTACACTGGAAGTTACGATGTGCACCGCTGCAAATTTCGCACACGTTTTCAGATGGGCTGGTGGAAGCCGCATGACATTTCTGCAATGGGTACTTTGGAGGTGATGAAAACTGCTTTGCCTTAGGTACAACTGGCACTTGACGCTGGAATGCACTCTCGCAGCTTTCTAGTATTTGACATCTCGATTTCAGAAAATTTATGGTATGCTCATACTTTGGGAGCTCTCCTTTCCGCTGCGTCGATTCCCAAGCCTTTCGTGTGGACTTATCGAGGGCGATGTTAATCAAATATACAATGAAGTGTTCAGAAACACCGGTGATATCCTGATCCAAGAAGCGTAAACTTTCTACATGATGGCTGACCTCATTCAGAAGTGCACGTAATTCTTTGTGGGATTCAAGACGCACAGGCTTGAGTGACAGTAATCCGTGGAGGTGAGACTCGACTATCACCCGTTTGTTTTCGAATCGCTCAGATAATACATTCCAAGCTTGCTGATAGTTTCCCTCGCTCAATATTCTGGCATCTAAAACTCCTGCTGCGTCACCGACAAGGGCTTTATCGAGATGATACAGCTTCAAAGCTTCTGAATCGCCAGAGTTCGTCATTAGGTCTTGGAACACCGCTTTAAATTTTGGCCAGTTGGAGTAACTGCCATCAAATGTCGGGATCGGCGCCTTCAAAGGCTTCTGTTGCACAATAACTTGCGGtgctgatttggtttgggggacggTGTTGTTCATTGTCAGAATTAACTCTTCTACAGTTGTGGAAACGTAATTGTGAAGTTCTTCAAATTCAGCATACACTTCCTCTTGCTGATCAATCGCTTCATTCGGAATGAGTGGCATCGCTTTGCTATGGAACGTACTAAACTCAGCATAGGTCGCGGATAAATTTTTCGACATCACATTCAATTGTGCCAAACTGAGTTGCTGCTGGGACTGGAGTGTATTGCGGATtcgcattactttattttgcaCCTGGGCtcgttgacgaaaaattcctgtCAATTCTTTGACGGTTGTTGTATTCAATTCGACTTCCCAGTCCTGGAACTCGTGAAATGATTCGCTATTTTCAGAAGAGCCACGCTGAGGATCTGTTGGGACTGGTTGCTGTTCATCTGGAGGGGTTTGTTTTCCCGGAGGCGGCGATCTATCAAGCGGCATTTTTCTTTATGTGTTTCCGCGCACTATCACCTCGCGAATGGTTTTTACGTTTTGTCCGATTTACACAACAAACGGAATCAACTCGCGCAAAAGCGTTTTCGAATGTACTCGAACAAACTTGTTACAACGCGTTTGCGCACACAACGACACGCATTTTATAAAAACAACCCACGCGACAATTCGAATGATCGCGTCTAAACACGCAACAACGCGTAGTAACCacagcaaaacaaaaatttcggcACTTCTTCTTCGAAACACAGGTATCTCGGAAATCTCGTATCAGGTTTCTGGTATACTGGTTCTCCAAATCCGGTTCGTTTGGACCATATGTTCTATCCTGATTCGGACGCAGGATAGTTGGACCAGTGGACTGTAACTTTGGAATTTCGTTTCAATAGACCTTAGGTTGCATGTAGGTGTCCACACAGAATTACCACGGGTGGGGTTCTTATGTGGATCTACACACTTGGTCTAAATAGATACACACTGTTCGGAtaggtttttctttatttcttcgaTGTTACTTATACAATGGTTGGAATGAAAATGACACTCTCTTAGCTGTCGATGCGGCTTTTTATACCCGTCATTGGGCGAACATACATGTTCATGTTTTCTTCCTTTTTCTGTTGCGCTTCGGTGGCATACCGAACACATAGTCAACTGAggttagtcagctgactatctgactgactatatccgtagtcagctagtaatgacttttggttttttcacgcaatttctccgccaaaacgactgaacagtcagtcaggcgtttagttgctatctccctctaccgactcgactatatcatttcttTCTTCCCAGTTCAATTGTCCTCATtgtattttgaagtgacttcccccaaaacgaattcgttcctctctttctctctcccatgtacgtgtatatgcaatgaggtacatatgaggTAGAGCAGTAGACAGAGTATATTcgtattggtaaacaaaatatggtgtcgtaattatttgcattcaatatagaatctatatgaaagaaacaaaacaatgtttaaaTTACGTACGGTTTCATGATGTCATGAGCCAATTTTCTCATGGAATCTTGTAACTGATTGCTTTTTAAtagatgataattgtattgtgacttatttCCATCATTTAAaaggtaaaaaggtccagagaacaGTCGTATTCTTAGTCCTCCGGAATAgtagaattttcaatgaaatgtttcTTGATTGTAAGATAATGAAAaagacacacaaaaatatcatttcCATTCATCTTCTCCGACATGTTtccacaaatatccactgcacactATCACATTATATTAATATTCAGCGGGAATTCCAAAAAATAACTGTTTTAAAGAAACTTACTGAAAATAGCCTTTTTTGCATGGATGTGTAAGGCAATTGAATGTAAACACAAATATGAACGTCACAGATCGAGAAGTAGATATGGTAGCGCGTGCTATCACGCACACTCTACCATCTGCTTCACCTATACTTCTTGCTCATGGGTGtgcattaggattgggcgatctttataaaaagatcgatcttatcgaatcgattcTCCCAaatggcgtagggatcgatccactgattaaatcggtaccaaagaatcgatctttgttgaatcgatttttgaaaaatccaaagCTTTTTGTCgatttatctgcttattctataTGAATGCTGTCGTTTCTTTGAACAGGGATAACAAATTTCATATTGCTATTGaaatatcaaaagcattttgttttgtttctcagcaTGAAAGCCACAGccacagggcattcatcttgtgccgtcaggaagtcattttatttgataaattaattgaaaaagtatTATTAGAAATTTAACAACCGCCCAGAACTCAACtgacaatgatcccataaaagccaatcgcgccatacatctgtcatttagtcgaaaccgattcttgattttggcgccagATCTAGAAAACAACCTTTCGCCTATAATTGACGTCAACATCAGGTTCAGGATCCTATGCGCATCCGCTCACAGTTCATTCTCTCAGTAGCTGCTgctagttctgtctctgtcagcatttgtacagaaGTAAATCTTAGAAGAAGTTATCCAAATGATGgcattatgtttaaaaaaatgttaggtgacctttggtgagataaaaaaatcgatgtatactgaaaaacaaatctacaaaaagatcgaaaagatctaaagtaaaaaaatcgattttctcgattttctcgaaTACAAAAGATcgattaaaaaaatcggaaatcggaatggaaaagatcgatcttctaagaatcgatccgaaatcgcccaatcctagtgtgcatgcatcgatgttcgagttcaacgtggtttgacatacgctacaggtgagttagattcttttgtatcgtacacgaaaattgctCACACGTATATAATAGCGTGTTGTGTGTGTGCCCTATTTtgctcgctatttactaatactaacacgaggacctttatagcatacttgataaatgtctaggTTCGTTGGTATgaattcacgatgggtagacaataaaccgtccattgaagGGGtcacttcttttttgcatcagaaatcaggGTAAgggtaaggtattgtattatagagacattaaactttttcagttcattcgtctctagccttgagaaaggcccttggaaaactttactctactccaaCACTACCCCTCCAcactcttgccttgagaaaggcactcgatccctcgccgtcctgctcgtccagcaacgatgttgtccagtcggtgtccacgcaacgAATGATCAgaaatcatcttcttcttctttgtttttaagagactttaaacttaattcagaaatcatgttttcgttcctctttatatggacgtaaaataagattgcaTACGCGGGTAtagaattagtgtcagggggaaatgaaagtgtggattgaagtcagttgaatgaagaggcagatttgtattcattaatcgagtcagttaaaatcaccactgactggactagtccACCAGTCATCATccctagtcaacgctagtcaattcattttctagtcaagtcactttttgttggcggcgactgccgaatcAGTTccagtcgaagcgaagctacggagagtagagtcggtcttaatttttcaccttcgaagatttcgggccctgctcaGAGTAATGCTGCTGACAAAATGTGGTCGGCATTAAAAGCAAAAATGAATTCAAaccataaataaaaatgtgtcCGGATTTGAATTCACGGCACAATGAAGAtatttacagattttgaacaaatataacataatTTTGTGAAATTCTGTGATTCACAACAAACATGAATGTCTTCTAATTATATAGGAACGGTAATTTtccatgctatgatatgtcaaaaCTTTTAGTAGCTGAAGTTATcatcgtaagcgcttaagcatTCAGATTCTCAGAGTGAAAAAAGGTATTTTTCGATTCTTTTTTATAGAGATGTTCAGCTTCCTGGGCTGCGTTGCCTCTGAATTGAAGAAAAAGATAGAAACCGCGAACGTCACCGATAAAGGTAAGCTGATTTTGATTCAATGAGACAGTACTGTTCGGAATAGGACGGTATGCAGCTGTACTTTATCTTTTAAATGCCTAAGAATTCACCAGTCAATGCCTGCAAAATCAGGTTCCAAGTTCTATGTGTGAATTTTACATCAAGTATTAACCACGAGAAAAGAGTCCGACGGACCATTGCTGCACGCGTCACAGAGCAATTTATTGGAAATTACAGGCCACTGAAAACAGTGTGACATTTAACACCTACTCTCAATGGCTATTATTGTACACTTTCGTTCACTATGATCTAttcctgtgaaaattggcataTGCCTCTTTGTTTAGTTAAATATTGAACATACGAATGTAGAAATAATGATTATATTGGGAATATCTTGCTGATATTATTCTTTGTTAATTCTTTTCAAGAAATGGAACGCCGCTCTGCGAGTGAGTTTCCTACGCTACAAATAGTTACTAATCAGACAGTTCTAAGTCTGATGAGTGATCCTTATGCAAAAGTACTATCTAACCAAATGcctcaattttttctttgaccgGTTTGGAACTTACCGGCTGTTCTCTGACGCTTGTAAAGCTTGAAAAAACAATCTTCGACAATCATTCGGTTCGATTCTTTAGCATTTTTTTTAACGGTAACGTTAAATGGCAAAAACTAGATTTGGCATTTTGTTCTTGGAGTCACCGTCGAAAATCTGTTCTAAaacaattccaaaaaaaaaatgtcgaacGTTATCACGGGACAATGCTGTACGTCTTCCATAATTAAAGACCACGGAATGTTGAACAAATTCAACTGTACTCGACACTATGGGCCTGATTCGTAGGGTagcgaatacactacgaatacacttcacggtggaaacggtataaaacgcattcgcgatgacaacggtacggtgtcgacatctggatgcgagattagtttcccactaaattcatcattatgatatcaaattatcttcagattaaatttttgtatgagattattatatcacatgaagaaaacaaagttttccactcacattgaataccagttttatacgaagaagttaattttcattaatgattttttatttgaaaggtgctcattctgcctaaaaactcatcattatcttcgacacttcactaactcgtaaaacgtagttcaatggcgtgccgtttatttcgtttccaccgtgaagtgtattcgagaatcaggccctatgtGTGAAAGTTGGCATATGGCTGAGGTTTTCTTGTGTTAGGACAAATACGagaaatatgaatatataattGGATAAACTATTAAAGAGTAAGACGTTTTCGAATGGCACTGTACAGGGTGTCgcatttattttatattatattttttatcataGTTTAATTTTTGGACATAAGGATAGTATTCAGTCGAATCCATTTTATCCAACGACTACGAAACTCCAAAACTTTTGATGTTATATCTAAGACGGAATTTCTGGAGACATGCGAAACACCCTGTATTCCCATTCACACTTCCTATGTCTCTTAAAACAACCAACAGCGACGCCGGATCGTTCAGTAGTCGATCCTCTGACGCGTCTGGAAAACATGTTGTGGAAACTTGGAACACTCAGGGAAACCTGGAAAGCCCAACACCGCTATTCGAACGAAAGTGATCAATTCATCATGCTCGATAGTTGCATGACCGGCAGCGGGATTCGCCTGCCAAGTGGTCGCAGCCAGCTCTATAAAGCGTTCCGACTAGTTCTGTTTCTGTCGACCTCGCTGAGGTGGTCAACATTTTTGCTCAATTTCTCGAAATGGGGCTCCTACGGAGCGGCTTTGAACAATCTTCATGTTTTGACCGCAGTTTTGGTCACACTAGTGCGAGGGATTTGGATCCAGATGAACATCAAGGAATTTACCGAGGCGAAGAGCTACATCAACGGGCGTCGCTTCCGACCGAACGATGGACGTTCCACAGAGATCCGTCGTGAGACCTATCAACAAATTCACTTGTTGGTTACGGTGTATCTGATCGCACAGGCAACAGCTTACGCACCATTGATGGTGATCGATTTACGTCGTATTCCTCCGCTGCGCAATCCTATTGAGGTTCGCGATATGACCAGCGATGGTTTCCAGCTGTTCTTGGATAAATTGTACGCCGTGATGCTACTACCCTACGGAGCTTCAGCAGTAACAAATGTCCTGACAACATATATGTTGTTGGAAGGATTCATTGTAGAGATGCAGATCATAGCTAACTCTTTTGGTGAGATATTCGACAGTATCGCCAATCAACCGGAGGATGATTTTTGGCGAGAGTTACAAGCCAATTTCAAGATATGTGCGGAGCAACACATAACttgtttgaattatttgaaaaatacgaGACCACTTCTTAATGGAACACTGTTGGTTGTGTATTTTTCGACTGGTTTCTTCATATCCACCGGAGCGGTGTAtatcatgtggacaaaaaaattggaaatgttCAAATTCCAGATATTTTACCTAATAGCGTTCAATGTTCTCGAGTGTTTCTTTTTCAGTATTTTGGTGGAACGCATCAAACGAGTGGTAAGGACTCACACCTTCGTTTTCCGAGAACATCAATCGAATGAACTTATTTATATCGTTGTGATCATAGCATAATTCCGTCGGAGAGCAGGTGTACAATCTGACATGGCATACCAACCTGAGATACAATAAGGCTTTCGAGAAGGATTACATTGCGATCCGGGAAACCATGTTGATTGTGATGCATTCAGCGGAGCGCCCCCTGGGCATCAGCTGTGGAGGACTCTTTGAGCTGGGAATGGAACGTTTCTACGAGATGATGAAATTGTCCTACCAACTGGTTATGTTTTTGTGGAACGTCGCTGATGACTGAGACGTTTGCAGTTTTGCACATATTTGGAATTTCTTTGCGAAAATGTATGTCGCTTTCGGTGGAATGCACAGTTGAGTTGAGTGTGATTATTAAATTTGCTGTTCGTTTTGAATTATTATACACCTGTTCTACGCTGAATAAATGATGGGTTTCATCATGAAGACTTTCACCCATATTCCGAAATCCAATTGGACTTCAAactccgaatttttttttatccacgaattttttatattaaggctcattagtattttagctgtaacagagccgaattttaatcgtgtacatgtcacatggttatcatatctataattagcacattacacagttgccattcgccagtattccttctataccattacatatggtggtacattcacacagtagccatttaggcgtaagggtattctttctgttcttccattatccagttggaccaccggacagcggagacagttgtttgatcattgttgagttatttatagaacagtagcccgatgtgtctggcagagcagagcagttgtatggatgaatcgatcttatttcgaccgtggatcgatctccatcgctgatgattgttgcgtggacgtagctattctgtaacaacacaaagatgatcaatgagggccctgagttttgaactcacgatcgatcgcttactaagcgaacgcgcaaccaatgtggctacggagaccccctcaaACTCCGAATTGTCCGCAATcatctgattttttttgacgtaggactacgtctttcatttctataccggggtgtaaaatcaaagtttcgaaaacgaaagcgttacgccggagaccgagattttgagcgttaatagctcctaaacaactgaacgaaatggtatgataaacacttcattcgaaagataaaatgtccacgcgttctatacttgttactttctgatccaaaaacttgtttcaatagtcttaaatttgctttcaaaacaggctattgaaatcactaatcggtatataagcgagcgccgctcggaaatccactcagttctaattgaacagcgattggagcgtgttgtcgctgttgtggtgaagctctttatttatcatgaaagcgcggatgaacggtgtcaccaagagcctgtttgtgcaccttaggccagaagggaatccatcaggaggagagtaatgccacaaacggttccccgggaagatctcgaagcagccgctacacacacacacacatacacgcacggaattctttccgtttggatgccattcagcatcgagaaatatccggaaaataatctgccagttcctctgggaatttaataatacattcatttgaaagagtttatttgaatgttttctatccatgtaacactgtgaccaaatatgtttcaagcaagtgctattaacagatggttatcgagttagcataaaccactggtgggcttccagtatcgaggaaaatgtggaaatatccaatcgttactgaaaataatctgccagttcctctgggaatttaaaattacattcatgtgaaagagtttatttcaatgttttctatccatgtaacactgagaccaaatacatttggttttgtgatttttcaatcaatcgcaattaacaggatagcttctgaagattattcttccccatcagtaggatatttccgtatccaatattggatgcataaaaccttgtgcctccaacgtaacgctctcgttttcgaagttctccaaatatacattcattcagaatgaattcagattcaacttcaaacaaatgatctctaaatcaacgatagtcctacgtcacccttgcggttataccatagatataacccacttcctgtttttatatttatttacgaTCTTCATATGGACATTATCATGCCTtgtcaaaaaattgaagaaGCTGGGTACGCTTTTGTTCACTCATCGAGCTTTGGTATAAAGGTATTTTTTACTCCCCTCCCCCTAAGAGTTGTTTTTTCACGTTTGTTCCGTGGTAAAGTAGTGCCCAAACAATGGAGATTTCAGACTTCCCCCTCGTTTGCCTTACCAGAGAGTAGTAATTCCTTCAAATGTAATCCTACGTCGGAAGATATTTCTTCCGAGGACGTGTCACCTCACCCTACTAAGCCACCCACCAAAAACAATTACAAACCTCTCCCCTGATTTCTCCAATATTTCCACTCCCGTGTCTGAGTGGTTAGTGTCACACCTAATATGTCgggtgtttgggttcgattcccgttctggtcaggggaatttttcgtcaaagaaatttcctcctacttgcactgtgatcacgcgtattctagagcttgcaactcagaatgcattctagGCATTGGCATTGAAATCGCAACTAAttactagtaaaaatgacgcaagtaatactacgttgagacggcgaagttcctctaggaacgttagtgccatttaagaaagCTACTATCCAATCATCGATCTCACTTCCTCCCTCTGATGACTATCCGTGAGCACGCAAATACGATTGCTGCTGGTAAGCACTTCGCCCTCGAATATCGAGTATATATACCATCCCATGACTTCCGAAATTTGAGGTGTGATAACGGAAACAGGTCCGACGAGCGA from Toxorhynchites rutilus septentrionalis strain SRP chromosome 3, ASM2978413v1, whole genome shotgun sequence encodes:
- the LOC129775464 gene encoding uncharacterized protein LOC129775464 produces the protein MLWKLGTLRETWKAQHRYSNESDQFIMLDSCMTGSGIRLPSGRSQLYKAFRLVLFLSTSLRWSTFLLNFSKWGSYGAALNNLHVLTAVLVTLVRGIWIQMNIKEFTEAKSYINGRRFRPNDGRSTEIRRETYQQIHLLVTVYLIAQATAYAPLMVIDLRRIPPLRNPIEVRDMTSDGFQLFLDKLYAVMLLPYGASAVTNVLTTYMLLEGFIVEMQIIANSFGEIFDSIANQPEDDFWRELQANFKICAEQHITCLNYLKNTRPLLNGTLLVVYFSTGFFISTGAVYIMWTKKLEMFKFQIFYLIAFNVLECFFFSILVERIKRVHNSVGEQVYNLTWHTNLRYNKAFEKDYIAIRETMLIVMHSAERPLGISCGGLFELGMERFYEMMKLSYQLVMFLWNVADD